In a genomic window of Flammeovirga agarivorans:
- the metF gene encoding methylenetetrahydrofolate reductase [NAD(P)H] — MKVIDRLTQAAEEKKTLFSFELLPPVRGKSIQSLFDAIDPLMEFNPAFVDVTYHREEYIYRELPNGLFEKSVQRHRPGTVAVCAAIMHKYNVDTVPHIICGGFSKEETENILIELNFLGIENILALRGDAAKGEAAFTPHPDGYGYASDLVEHITSMNNGEFKYGENTGFKTGFSVGVAGYPEKHMDASNLDTDIKYLKQKVELGADYIVTQMFFDNQKYFDFVDRCRAAGITVPIIPGIKPLTTKKQLTLLPNIFKLDFPQELIKEAEKCKDNKEIKKLGIEWGIQQSKELIEYGVPGMHFYSMGRSTSVKDIAEAIF, encoded by the coding sequence TTGAAAGTAATAGATCGTCTAACGCAAGCTGCTGAAGAGAAAAAAACGCTATTCTCTTTTGAATTACTACCTCCAGTGAGAGGAAAAAGTATCCAATCTCTTTTTGATGCTATTGATCCACTAATGGAGTTCAATCCTGCTTTTGTGGACGTTACCTATCACAGAGAAGAATACATCTACAGAGAATTACCTAACGGTTTATTCGAAAAGTCAGTACAACGTCATAGACCAGGTACTGTTGCCGTTTGTGCTGCAATTATGCACAAATACAATGTAGATACTGTACCGCATATTATTTGTGGTGGCTTTTCTAAGGAAGAAACTGAAAATATCCTTATTGAGTTAAACTTCCTAGGCATTGAAAATATCCTTGCATTAAGAGGAGATGCTGCAAAAGGTGAAGCGGCCTTTACACCACACCCTGATGGTTATGGCTATGCTTCTGACTTAGTAGAGCATATCACTTCAATGAACAATGGTGAGTTTAAGTACGGTGAAAACACAGGTTTTAAAACTGGTTTTTCAGTTGGTGTTGCTGGTTATCCTGAAAAACACATGGATGCTTCTAACTTAGATACAGACATCAAATACTTAAAACAAAAAGTTGAATTGGGTGCTGATTATATCGTTACTCAAATGTTCTTCGATAACCAAAAGTATTTTGATTTTGTTGATAGATGTAGAGCAGCAGGAATTACTGTACCTATTATCCCTGGTATTAAGCCGCTAACTACAAAGAAACAGTTAACTCTATTACCTAATATCTTTAAGCTTGATTTCCCTCAAGAACTAATCAAAGAAGCTGAAAAGTGTAAGGATAATAAAGAAATCAAGAAATTGGGTATCGAATGGGGTATTCAACAATCTAAAGAATTGATCGAATATGGTGTTCCTGGAATGCACTTCTACTCAATGGGTAGATCTACTTCAGTAAAAGATATTGCCGAAGCAATTTTCTAG
- a CDS encoding phosphatase, translated as MREELFIEGGGVFVTPSSSLIQQLKKIKGLIFDWDGVFNGGVKGGAMPSPFSEVDSMGVNMLRFGYFLEHGEIPFTAIVTGEYNEAAFKWAKREHFDAVCYLVKDKVKVLPLVDEMSGVKAEEILFCFDDILDISLAREVGSRFMVGRSGSPLFTEYCRMNGHCDYITGNSGSNNAIREISEVALCLLDRFDETIDKRVEFEGEYAKYIKMRNEIETKYFKNEGGDFNPSNPL; from the coding sequence ATGAGAGAAGAGTTATTTATTGAAGGAGGAGGCGTGTTTGTAACACCCTCCTCTTCTCTTATACAGCAATTGAAGAAGATTAAAGGACTAATCTTTGACTGGGATGGCGTATTTAACGGAGGTGTTAAAGGTGGTGCTATGCCTAGTCCATTCTCAGAAGTAGACTCAATGGGGGTAAACATGCTCCGTTTTGGTTACTTCTTGGAACATGGTGAAATCCCTTTCACTGCAATTGTTACAGGAGAATACAATGAAGCAGCTTTCAAATGGGCGAAAAGAGAACACTTTGATGCTGTATGTTACCTTGTTAAAGACAAAGTAAAAGTTCTTCCTTTAGTTGATGAAATGTCTGGTGTTAAAGCTGAAGAGATTCTTTTCTGTTTTGATGACATCTTAGATATCTCACTAGCAAGAGAAGTAGGCAGTAGATTTATGGTCGGAAGATCAGGAAGTCCATTATTTACTGAGTATTGCAGAATGAATGGCCATTGTGATTATATCACAGGAAATTCTGGAAGTAATAATGCTATTAGAGAAATCTCTGAAGTAGCTCTTTGTTTATTAGATCGTTTTGATGAAACCATCGACAAAAGAGTTGAATTTGAAGGAGAATACGCAAAATATATCAAGATGCGTAATGAAATTGAAACCAAATACTTCAAAAATGAAGGTGGAGATTTCAACCCAAGCAACCCTCTCTAG
- a CDS encoding transaldolase family protein, translated as MELYLDSAEINEIKSSFDQLPFMTGLTTTPTFMARHGITDIDGTIVELSKIVPILQIEALGDTAEEIVAEAKRQEALGLDRDKTVYKIPVSKEGLKACSMLVKEGFKVNIHLVYTLQQAYMAMQAGATYVCPLVGRLQDQGHNALSLVEDCVEAVNYYGYNTKIMFSSVRTIQHVRDAVEAGVHTITVPWKIMSQLTENHFTKIGTDQFVNDTRLMTVRVGDALAEANPTITAESTVAEALVVMTNNKTGAATVVDANGAAIGIFTDGDLRRLVTEKGGDVSNIQVKELGLKEPISIDAHELLFAASNLIKEKQVDELVVTLDGKAIGLLDVQDIVKY; from the coding sequence ATGGAATTATATTTAGATTCAGCAGAGATTAATGAGATCAAATCTTCATTTGATCAACTTCCGTTCATGACGGGATTAACAACAACTCCAACATTCATGGCTCGTCACGGTATCACAGATATCGACGGAACTATTGTTGAATTATCTAAAATTGTACCTATTCTTCAAATTGAAGCTTTAGGCGATACAGCAGAAGAAATCGTTGCTGAAGCTAAGCGTCAAGAAGCTTTAGGTTTAGACCGTGATAAAACAGTATACAAAATACCTGTTTCTAAAGAAGGTCTTAAAGCATGTAGCATGTTAGTAAAAGAAGGTTTCAAAGTGAACATTCACCTTGTATACACTTTACAACAAGCTTATATGGCAATGCAAGCTGGTGCAACTTATGTATGTCCACTTGTAGGTCGTTTACAAGATCAAGGTCACAATGCTTTATCATTAGTTGAAGATTGTGTTGAAGCTGTAAACTACTACGGTTACAATACTAAAATCATGTTCTCATCAGTTCGTACTATCCAACACGTACGTGATGCTGTTGAAGCTGGTGTTCATACAATTACTGTACCTTGGAAGATCATGTCTCAATTAACTGAGAACCACTTCACAAAAATCGGTACTGATCAGTTCGTAAACGATACTCGTTTAATGACTGTTAGAGTTGGTGATGCTTTAGCTGAAGCTAACCCTACAATCACTGCTGAGTCTACAGTTGCTGAAGCTTTAGTTGTTATGACTAACAACAAAACTGGTGCAGCTACAGTAGTAGATGCTAACGGTGCTGCTATCGGTATCTTTACTGATGGTGACTTACGTCGTTTAGTAACTGAAAAAGGTGGTGATGTTTCTAACATCCAAGTAAAAGAATTAGGTTTAAAAGAGCCTATCTCAATCGATGCTCACGAATTATTATTCGCTGCATCAAACCTTATCAAAGAAAAGCAAGTTGATGAATTGGTAGTAACACTTGACGGTAAAGCTATCGGTTTATTAGACGTTCAAGATATCGTAAAATACTAA
- the kdsA gene encoding 3-deoxy-8-phosphooctulonate synthase yields MSKNIVKVGDINCGADELFLISGPCVIEDESIMMKTAEKLKEVTERLNIPMIYKASFQKDNRSSVDFYRGPGIEEGLRIMQKVKDEFGFSLVSDIHYPDQVKPAAEVLDILQIPAYLCMQTDLVVGAAETGKVVNIKHGQFLAPENMIKPAQKIESTGNKNIILTERGYSFGYNDLIVDPRSFYEMRKTGYPVVFDVTHSIRKYGIPSADPNGGARQYLGTLARAGVAAGIDGLFIETHPCPSEALCDAASQLDVNQLEEFMKPLIELHNIEVSYRK; encoded by the coding sequence ATGAGTAAAAACATTGTAAAAGTTGGTGACATCAACTGTGGTGCCGACGAATTATTCTTGATCTCTGGACCTTGTGTTATCGAGGACGAGAGCATCATGATGAAAACAGCAGAGAAATTAAAAGAAGTTACGGAACGTTTAAACATTCCGATGATCTATAAGGCTTCTTTCCAGAAAGATAACCGTTCTTCTGTAGATTTTTATAGAGGTCCTGGTATCGAGGAAGGCTTACGCATTATGCAAAAAGTCAAAGACGAATTTGGTTTCTCATTAGTGTCAGATATTCATTACCCTGATCAAGTGAAGCCTGCTGCTGAAGTATTAGACATCTTACAAATCCCTGCTTACTTATGTATGCAAACTGACTTAGTTGTTGGTGCAGCAGAAACAGGTAAAGTAGTGAACATAAAACACGGTCAGTTCTTAGCTCCTGAGAACATGATCAAGCCAGCTCAAAAAATTGAATCAACTGGTAACAAAAACATCATCTTAACAGAGAGAGGTTATTCTTTCGGTTACAATGATTTGATTGTTGACCCTCGTTCATTCTATGAAATGAGAAAAACTGGTTACCCTGTAGTATTCGACGTAACTCACTCTATTCGTAAATATGGTATCCCTTCTGCGGATCCAAACGGTGGTGCTCGTCAGTACTTAGGAACATTGGCTAGAGCTGGTGTGGCTGCAGGTATCGATGGTTTATTTATCGAAACTCACCCTTGCCCATCAGAAGCACTTTGCGATGCTGCAAGTCAATTAGATGTAAATCAATTAGAAGAGTTTATGAAACCTCTTATTGAATTACACAACATCGAAGTTAGTTACCGCAAGTAA
- the kdsB gene encoding 3-deoxy-manno-octulosonate cytidylyltransferase: MRKFLGLIPARYGSSRLEGKPLADICGKPMIQHVYERAKAALDDVYIATDDKRIVEAVESFGGKVIMTSADHENGTTRCLEALELVNKQTDGQFDAVVNIQGDEPLLEPSTLTELVNSFDEETNFATLVTPVVHAEDLENESEVFVTFDHNKNALYFSRAVIPTVRGKKRKDWMQYTTFYKHLGLYAYTNDALKKFSSLAPTTLEKLESLEQLRWIEHGYQIKVGITEHDSIPVDTKEDLERVRNIMQELV; the protein is encoded by the coding sequence ATGCGAAAGTTTTTAGGACTTATTCCTGCACGCTATGGGTCATCTAGGTTAGAGGGTAAGCCATTGGCTGATATTTGTGGAAAACCTATGATCCAACATGTGTATGAAAGAGCCAAAGCTGCCTTAGATGATGTTTATATCGCTACAGATGATAAGCGTATTGTAGAAGCAGTAGAGTCTTTCGGAGGAAAAGTAATCATGACTTCAGCAGACCATGAAAATGGTACTACTCGTTGTCTTGAAGCACTTGAGCTTGTCAACAAACAAACTGATGGTCAATTTGATGCAGTAGTCAACATTCAAGGAGACGAACCATTATTGGAGCCATCGACACTAACTGAATTAGTAAACAGTTTTGATGAAGAAACAAACTTTGCTACTCTCGTAACTCCTGTAGTTCATGCAGAAGACTTAGAGAATGAAAGCGAAGTTTTTGTTACTTTTGATCACAATAAAAACGCTTTGTATTTCAGTAGAGCTGTTATCCCAACCGTAAGAGGTAAAAAACGTAAGGATTGGATGCAGTATACTACATTTTACAAACACTTAGGATTGTACGCTTATACTAATGATGCCTTGAAAAAGTTCTCATCGTTAGCTCCTACGACTTTAGAAAAATTAGAGTCATTAGAACAGCTAAGATGGATTGAGCATGGTTATCAAATTAAAGTAGGTATTACAGAACACGATAGTATTCCTGTTGATACCAAAGAAGATTTGGAACGTGTGAGAAACATTATGCAAGAGTTAGTCTAA
- a CDS encoding S8 family serine peptidase encodes MSWNNIHKYIYHLILIPLFILSAFNTLAQESKGNKKVIYAKLKSSSASILQPWSRTYIEDRDYPAEMLSPSSYKHLLHPKTSVFSNTRFFPREVPDILEIHLKDGASVEQSIIELKKHPLVEYVEVEDFVDDLQYIPNDPRSGEQFSISLHNLYEAWNISRGNPSVVIGLHDSGFQVDHEDLTNNLYENTAEINGFDGVDDDNNGYIDDFHGWNFTKNSNDLTGTDHGTTVAGNGTASSDNNIGTTGSGFHTTYLPTVRSALSSLVYVAEQPGVKIINMSWGSNSTKSIAYQEIISFYAEDAEYDILFVAAAGNNTHGNVPTDYYPACYENVLAVTGVDANRVNRNRTRGYLIDVAGADGSLAPHKDNSYGNGGGTSYASPTVAGIAGLVRAHYPDLTAKQVAELIRFTSDSTFYSETGNENLNYLQGFGIVDAHLALTQRDNIHVVRASNIKWSKLNTDDISITPGDTMEVWFDFQNILNGNSNLRIEISSYSDDFTPISNEISIGQLSELQTTNNSSFPFTFKLEPSGSVHSNHYFRLDFYDDANNYHDWQNVELNITLEQYISFNYLYGYFRPEGTLGTRNGLNYNSHQITRQAGFMVVADNKVVDATYTNPESDIRSADFVGTTPIALEYAPTVDENYPIYQYNTSFADEDADQPIGIEIDQKLFGRFIIDREKSIFTELKITNRGNGTFDSVRVGLFTDWMMSFEGSSISYPLDSGEISYDPTTQTIIAKHARDTRYAAVRLLNEGQVHVQCLDQKDGTSDIDISDGFSDAEKIQSLTSGIGTINISNGASGTNVSSVIGVSLPSVKINEEVRVGFLVSVADSYDELITQLDSTEVTAQYWLKSPSPVVAHQIAHQGEYVDIHTSNFDSLALYKKESSNSNAELISRGRIFQVLIDSIDHYYVQSQGRYVYNGDLIQLTGDAIPILSVSSPMNVCKNTNVIIAPAGCNSYNFYDNELLVTPLYSGKTLTLTDISSDTLFYITCAELTSENDYTKVDILVDEVITDYSLSDSTSHIGGSITAEFTQIDKARTWSWYMDGEKVGDTDDISITPSFTEAGTHQLRLFASNLSGCTYIISKEIEVSVDNVSSSVVSILENSIVYPNPVVNHQVNISTVKNVGKMKFDLYTVEGVKIEESLPYKINGNTYEIHLPKHIPSHTYILKGQADGGSNTWKIAIH; translated from the coding sequence ATGAGTTGGAACAACATACATAAATATATATATCACCTTATACTTATACCTTTATTCATTCTTTCTGCATTCAATACACTGGCACAAGAATCAAAAGGAAATAAGAAAGTCATCTATGCTAAATTAAAAAGTTCTTCTGCCTCCATACTTCAGCCTTGGTCAAGAACTTATATTGAAGATAGAGACTACCCTGCAGAAATGTTATCTCCTTCAAGCTACAAGCATTTATTACACCCTAAAACTTCTGTTTTTTCAAATACTCGTTTTTTTCCAAGAGAGGTACCGGACATCTTAGAGATTCACTTGAAAGATGGTGCTTCTGTCGAACAAAGTATTATAGAGCTTAAAAAACATCCTTTGGTTGAATATGTTGAAGTAGAAGATTTTGTGGATGACCTTCAATACATTCCAAATGACCCAAGAAGTGGAGAACAATTCTCAATCTCATTACACAACCTTTATGAAGCTTGGAACATCAGTAGAGGTAACCCGTCCGTTGTAATTGGTCTTCATGATAGTGGTTTCCAAGTGGACCATGAAGACCTGACCAACAACCTCTATGAAAACACTGCAGAAATAAACGGATTTGATGGAGTCGATGATGATAACAATGGATATATTGATGACTTCCATGGCTGGAACTTCACTAAAAATTCGAATGATTTAACAGGTACTGACCATGGTACAACAGTAGCTGGAAATGGTACTGCTAGTTCTGACAACAACATTGGTACTACAGGATCTGGTTTTCATACCACTTACTTGCCTACTGTAAGAAGTGCATTAAGTAGTCTTGTATATGTGGCAGAACAACCCGGAGTAAAAATTATCAATATGTCTTGGGGAAGCAACAGTACAAAATCAATTGCCTACCAAGAAATTATCAGCTTCTATGCTGAAGATGCTGAATATGATATTCTGTTTGTTGCAGCAGCCGGAAATAATACGCATGGAAATGTACCTACAGACTACTACCCTGCTTGTTATGAAAATGTACTGGCTGTCACTGGAGTAGATGCAAATAGAGTAAATAGAAATAGGACAAGAGGTTATTTAATTGATGTTGCCGGAGCAGATGGCTCATTGGCACCACATAAAGACAATAGCTATGGTAATGGAGGAGGAACTTCATATGCCAGTCCAACTGTTGCTGGTATAGCAGGACTAGTAAGGGCACACTACCCTGACCTTACAGCCAAGCAAGTAGCTGAATTGATTCGCTTTACTTCAGACTCTACTTTTTACAGCGAAACTGGAAACGAAAACCTAAACTATTTACAAGGTTTTGGTATAGTTGATGCACACCTAGCCCTTACTCAAAGAGATAATATACACGTTGTTAGAGCTAGCAATATCAAATGGAGTAAATTAAACACTGACGATATTTCCATCACTCCTGGTGATACGATGGAAGTCTGGTTTGATTTTCAAAATATACTCAATGGTAATTCCAATCTTAGAATAGAAATCTCTTCTTACAGTGATGATTTCACACCTATTTCGAATGAAATTTCCATAGGTCAGTTAAGTGAGTTACAAACCACCAACAATAGTAGCTTCCCATTTACATTTAAGCTAGAACCTTCCGGGTCTGTACACAGTAACCATTACTTCAGACTTGATTTCTATGATGATGCAAATAATTACCATGACTGGCAAAATGTTGAACTAAATATCACTTTAGAACAATATATTAGCTTTAATTACCTCTATGGTTACTTTAGGCCTGAAGGTACTTTAGGTACAAGAAATGGACTTAATTATAATAGCCATCAAATTACAAGACAGGCTGGATTTATGGTTGTAGCCGACAATAAAGTAGTGGACGCAACCTACACCAACCCTGAAAGCGATATCAGAAGTGCAGACTTTGTTGGAACGACCCCTATCGCTTTAGAGTATGCTCCAACTGTAGATGAAAATTACCCAATCTACCAATACAATACTTCTTTTGCAGATGAAGACGCTGATCAACCTATAGGTATTGAAATTGATCAGAAATTGTTTGGCCGATTTATTATCGATAGAGAAAAATCTATTTTCACTGAGTTAAAAATCACCAATAGAGGAAATGGTACATTCGATTCCGTAAGAGTTGGTTTATTTACCGATTGGATGATGAGTTTTGAAGGATCTAGTATTTCTTACCCTTTAGATAGTGGTGAAATTTCTTATGATCCAACAACCCAAACAATCATTGCCAAACATGCAAGAGATACTCGATATGCTGCCGTTCGATTGCTTAATGAAGGGCAAGTTCACGTACAATGTTTAGATCAAAAAGATGGTACTAGTGATATAGACATCAGTGATGGATTTTCAGATGCAGAAAAAATTCAGTCACTTACTTCAGGTATAGGAACGATTAATATTAGTAATGGTGCATCAGGAACAAATGTCAGCTCAGTAATCGGTGTCAGTCTTCCAAGTGTAAAAATCAATGAAGAAGTTAGAGTAGGTTTCCTTGTTTCAGTAGCAGATTCATATGATGAACTAATCACACAGTTAGATAGTACTGAAGTTACAGCACAATATTGGCTGAAAAGTCCATCTCCTGTTGTGGCCCATCAGATTGCTCATCAAGGTGAATATGTAGACATCCATACATCAAACTTTGATTCTTTAGCTCTTTACAAAAAAGAGTCTTCGAATAGCAATGCTGAATTGATTTCTAGAGGAAGAATCTTCCAAGTCTTAATTGATAGTATCGATCATTATTATGTACAATCTCAAGGTAGATATGTTTATAATGGTGACTTGATTCAATTAACCGGAGATGCTATTCCTATATTATCTGTTTCCAGCCCAATGAATGTTTGTAAGAATACAAATGTAATCATTGCTCCCGCTGGATGTAACAGTTATAATTTTTATGATAATGAACTATTAGTAACCCCTTTATATAGCGGCAAAACACTAACCTTAACAGATATCTCATCTGATACACTCTTCTATATTACTTGTGCAGAGTTAACTAGTGAAAATGATTATACTAAGGTCGATATCTTAGTAGATGAAGTCATTACCGACTACAGCTTATCAGATAGTACCTCTCATATTGGAGGAAGTATCACTGCAGAATTTACCCAAATTGATAAAGCGAGAACATGGTCATGGTATATGGATGGCGAAAAAGTTGGCGATACTGACGACATAAGTATTACTCCTTCATTTACAGAGGCAGGCACTCATCAGTTACGTCTCTTTGCTAGTAACTTATCCGGCTGTACTTACATTATATCAAAAGAAATTGAAGTTTCTGTTGACAATGTTTCAAGCTCAGTGGTCTCTATCTTGGAAAATAGCATAGTGTATCCTAATCCTGTCGTCAACCACCAAGTAAATATCTCTACGGTGAAGAATGTTGGGAAAATGAAATTCGACCTTTATACGGTTGAAGGTGTGAAAATCGAAGAAAGTTTACCCTATAAAATTAATGGTAATACTTACGAAATTCACCTACCAAAACATATCCCATCACACACCTATATTTTGAAAGGACAGGCAGACGGAGGAAGCAATACATGGAAAATTGCTATACATTAA
- a CDS encoding Nramp family divalent metal transporter — translation MNKLKNKLKYVGAGLLVTVGFIDPGNWATNVEAGSTYGYSLLWVITLSTIMLIVFQHNSAHLGIASGYCLSESIGKYIRKPWKQIWIISAIGAAICTALAELLGGAIALQMLFDIPIKAGAVMTGILVITALFGRSYEKVEIWIVGMVSIIGFGFIVELNLVDVDWTASAVSSVLPTIPMGSGILILGLLGAVVMPHNMFLHSDIIQQQHYFDQSEVVIKKKLKSEFKDTMLTMVIGWVINSAMIIVAAAAFYNHVEVTDLVQAEKLLEPIAGKASSIIFAVALLLAGVSSSVTAGMAGGTIYSGLYQKSYDSNDKDSRIGILITILGGVILIFFIGDPFQALIYSQMMLSFQLPITIILLIYLTSSKKVMGKFINKGLEKYALYFFASVVIFLNVLILILQFTGS, via the coding sequence ATGAATAAATTAAAAAATAAATTAAAGTACGTTGGCGCTGGTCTGCTTGTAACAGTCGGTTTTATTGATCCAGGAAACTGGGCAACAAATGTAGAAGCGGGTAGTACATATGGTTATTCCTTATTATGGGTAATTACATTGTCCACAATAATGTTGATTGTTTTCCAGCATAATTCGGCTCATTTGGGTATTGCAAGTGGTTATTGTTTATCTGAATCTATAGGTAAATATATTCGTAAGCCATGGAAACAAATTTGGATAATTTCAGCAATTGGAGCAGCAATTTGTACTGCTTTGGCAGAGCTTTTAGGTGGAGCGATAGCCTTACAGATGTTGTTTGATATACCCATCAAAGCAGGAGCAGTGATGACAGGTATTCTAGTGATTACCGCTCTATTTGGTAGATCTTATGAAAAAGTAGAAATATGGATTGTGGGCATGGTTTCGATCATAGGGTTTGGATTTATTGTAGAATTGAATTTGGTCGATGTGGATTGGACAGCGTCTGCAGTTTCTTCTGTTCTTCCAACAATACCAATGGGTTCCGGTATTTTGATATTAGGCTTACTTGGTGCTGTTGTGATGCCTCATAATATGTTTTTACATTCTGATATTATACAGCAACAGCATTATTTCGATCAATCTGAGGTTGTCATCAAAAAGAAACTAAAATCGGAGTTTAAAGATACGATGCTTACCATGGTTATCGGTTGGGTGATTAACTCTGCTATGATTATTGTTGCAGCGGCGGCTTTCTACAATCATGTTGAAGTCACCGATTTGGTACAAGCAGAAAAGTTATTGGAACCTATAGCCGGTAAAGCATCTTCAATCATTTTTGCTGTCGCCTTATTATTAGCAGGGGTTTCTTCTTCTGTGACTGCAGGTATGGCAGGTGGTACTATTTATTCTGGACTGTATCAAAAATCTTATGATAGTAATGATAAAGATTCAAGAATTGGGATTCTTATTACCATACTTGGAGGAGTAATTCTAATCTTTTTTATAGGAGACCCTTTTCAGGCTTTGATCTATTCGCAGATGATGTTAAGCTTTCAGTTACCTATCACAATAATCTTATTGATATACCTAACTTCCTCAAAAAAGGTGATGGGTAAATTCATCAATAAAGGACTCGAAAAATATGCACTTTATTTCTTTGCATCTGTTGTCATCTTTCTCAATGTTTTGATTCTCATTCTTCAATTTACAGGAAGCTAA
- a CDS encoding cation diffusion facilitator family transporter: MEKKIDKKKETLKASMFSIIGNTLLAGIKGTAGVLGHSYALIADAIESTTDIVSSIIVLFGVQYAQKSPDVKHPYGYGKIEPVMTIFIGLLLVFSGCFIGYNSIENIVSPEVMVPEKWTLFVIGPIILWKELSFQWVMRKAKKTQSTSLKADAWHHRADAVTSLTAFIGISISLYFGESFHHADSYAALFAAAFILWNSYRLIKPAVDELLDKQIYNSVIDHIGQIAKRNKQIDNMEKCLVRKSGMFYSIDLHIRVNPRFTVKKGHEIAHELKHEIMSEIPNIIDVLIHVEPTY; the protein is encoded by the coding sequence ATGGAAAAGAAAATAGATAAAAAAAAGGAGACATTAAAAGCGAGTATGTTTAGCATTATCGGTAATACGCTTTTGGCAGGGATTAAAGGTACAGCTGGAGTTTTAGGGCATTCCTATGCTTTGATTGCCGATGCTATAGAATCAACAACTGATATTGTTTCTTCTATTATCGTATTGTTTGGTGTACAATATGCTCAGAAAAGCCCTGACGTAAAACACCCTTATGGTTATGGGAAAATAGAACCTGTGATGACCATTTTTATTGGTTTACTATTGGTTTTTTCTGGTTGCTTTATTGGGTATAATAGTATCGAAAATATAGTATCGCCAGAAGTAATGGTACCTGAAAAGTGGACGTTATTTGTTATAGGTCCTATTATTCTTTGGAAAGAATTGTCTTTTCAGTGGGTGATGAGGAAAGCGAAGAAAACTCAAAGTACTTCATTAAAAGCAGATGCTTGGCATCATAGAGCAGATGCAGTAACGTCACTAACTGCTTTTATAGGTATCTCCATATCATTGTACTTTGGAGAAAGTTTCCATCATGCTGATAGCTATGCAGCATTGTTTGCAGCAGCGTTTATTTTATGGAATAGTTATAGGTTAATTAAGCCAGCTGTGGATGAACTATTGGACAAACAAATCTACAATAGTGTGATAGACCATATTGGTCAGATTGCTAAACGCAACAAGCAAATAGACAATATGGAAAAATGCTTGGTGAGAAAATCAGGTATGTTTTATAGTATTGACCTACATATTAGAGTCAACCCAAGGTTTACAGTAAAAAAAGGCCATGAGATTGCTCATGAATTGAAGCATGAGATAATGAGTGAAATCCCCAATATCATTGATGTTTTAATCCATGTGGAGCCCACCTATTAG
- a CDS encoding PD-(D/E)XK nuclease-like domain-containing protein: MSTVPYEIIEMEEAEYRNHPALANTDIKNAQLLLLGKQPHTPKKALREGTMLHAAILEPHVWEQMGKRVPDKQASRIDRIAKTALNYPLLSELLEHPKVQIEKCVFWKDPITGLECKAKPDLFIEGEVVVDLKTTSRTWRDAFEKQVLRNDFDRQIAFYNIPLEAPIARVIGVSKVSKGRLFRLEWEKDDPYLKAGKEKADILLKKLADTPELIEQAINLRSFKKRI, encoded by the coding sequence ATGTCAACAGTTCCCTACGAAATTATAGAAATGGAAGAAGCAGAATACAGAAACCATCCTGCTTTAGCCAATACAGATATTAAAAATGCTCAATTATTACTATTGGGTAAACAACCACATACTCCTAAAAAAGCATTAAGGGAAGGAACGATGTTGCATGCCGCAATACTTGAACCTCATGTATGGGAACAAATGGGTAAAAGAGTTCCAGACAAACAAGCATCACGAATTGATAGAATCGCTAAAACGGCACTAAATTATCCGTTGCTTTCAGAGCTTCTAGAACATCCTAAAGTACAAATTGAAAAATGTGTATTTTGGAAAGACCCCATCACAGGACTTGAATGTAAAGCCAAGCCCGATTTATTTATTGAAGGCGAAGTTGTCGTAGATTTAAAAACGACTTCAAGAACATGGAGAGATGCTTTTGAAAAGCAAGTTTTAAGAAATGATTTCGATCGACAAATCGCTTTTTACAATATCCCACTTGAAGCACCAATTGCAAGAGTTATTGGCGTAAGTAAAGTTTCTAAAGGTAGATTATTCCGATTGGAATGGGAAAAAGATGATCCCTATTTAAAAGCTGGAAAAGAAAAAGCTGATATTTTATTAAAGAAATTAGCTGACACACCTGAATTGATCGAACAAGCGATAAACCTTAGATCATTTAAAAAGAGAATCTAA